In one window of Desulfovibrio sp. DNA:
- a CDS encoding FtsB family cell division protein gives MFWRSFILVVLGLISIVLFSRTVWGPTGLLEYRELKKQYADLEKQIADLDKENMALSREIRLLQSDNQYVEKVIRQRLHYVRDNEVLYLFDASAKPHREP, from the coding sequence ATGTTCTGGCGTTCCTTTATTCTTGTAGTGCTTGGCCTCATAAGCATCGTGCTTTTCAGCCGTACGGTATGGGGGCCTACGGGTCTGCTTGAATATCGTGAACTCAAAAAACAATATGCCGATCTGGAAAAACAGATAGCTGACCTGGATAAGGAAAACATGGCTCTAAGCCGTGAAATCCGCCTCCTGCAGTCTGACAACCAATATGTGGAAAAAGTGATCCGGCAGCGCCTGCACTATGTGCGAGACAATGAGGTGCTCTACCTCTTCGACGCATCGGCCAAACCCCATCGGGAGCCGTAA
- a CDS encoding Mrp/NBP35 family ATP-binding protein: MASCSSCSSSSSCPSSTGKGGDGKCIDPAAMQDKIIADRLGHIRHKIFVMSGKGGVGKSSVTVNTAAALARRGFKVGILDVDMHGPSVPNLLGLTSTVEMDPAGELMLPAAYNENLAVISMDSLLQDKDQAILWRGPKKTAAIRQFISDVKWGDLDFLLIDSPPGTGDEHMTVMQSIPDALCVVVTTPQEISLADVRKAINFLQYTNSNILGVVENMSGLICPHCHQEIDLFKKGGGEELAKRYALKFLGAVPLDPTTVVAADRGVPVVYLEADSPAKTAFLQLADAIASACDTSVEALASTHA; encoded by the coding sequence ATGGCTTCCTGTTCCTCCTGTTCCTCGTCTTCTTCCTGTCCCAGTTCAACGGGCAAGGGTGGCGATGGAAAGTGCATTGATCCTGCAGCCATGCAGGACAAGATTATAGCCGACAGGCTAGGGCACATCCGACACAAGATTTTTGTCATGAGCGGCAAGGGCGGGGTAGGCAAGAGCTCGGTTACCGTCAATACGGCCGCCGCTTTGGCCCGACGTGGGTTCAAGGTCGGCATCCTTGATGTGGACATGCACGGCCCGAGCGTTCCCAATCTTCTTGGCCTCACCAGCACGGTTGAAATGGATCCGGCTGGCGAGCTCATGCTGCCCGCAGCCTATAATGAAAATCTCGCCGTCATCTCAATGGACTCCCTGCTGCAGGACAAGGATCAGGCAATCCTGTGGCGTGGCCCCAAAAAGACGGCCGCCATACGCCAGTTCATTTCGGACGTTAAGTGGGGGGATCTCGACTTTCTGCTCATTGACTCGCCTCCAGGAACAGGCGACGAGCACATGACCGTCATGCAGTCCATCCCCGATGCGCTGTGTGTGGTGGTGACGACGCCCCAGGAAATTTCACTGGCCGATGTGCGCAAAGCCATCAATTTTCTGCAGTACACCAATTCAAACATACTGGGCGTAGTGGAAAATATGAGCGGCCTGATCTGCCCGCATTGCCATCAGGAAATAGACCTTTTCAAAAAGGGCGGCGGTGAAGAACTTGCCAAACGGTATGCGCTGAAGTTTCTGGGCGCGGTGCCTCTGGATCCCACTACCGTGGTGGCGGCCGATCGCGGCGTGCCTGTTGTGTATCTTGAAGCAGACAGCCCGGCCAAGACAGCATTTTTGCAGTTGGCCGACGCCATTGCCTCTGCCTGCGACACCAGCGTGGAAGCCCTGGCTTCCACGCATGCATAG
- a CDS encoding protein-L-isoaspartate(D-aspartate) O-methyltransferase codes for MVREQLEARGITDAEVLAAMGAVPRHLFVQEALRVQAYEDTPLPIGYGQTISQPYVVALMSQLLELRRGMRVLEIGTGSGYQAAILATMGCTVFTVERLRELYQSTASLLRQLGLRGIHMQRRDGTLGMPEAAPFDRIIVTAGGPEVPRPLTDQLDEGGILLIPVGPRPRAQRLMRLRKEQGRMVSEDMGPAIFVDLVGDHGW; via the coding sequence ATGGTGCGCGAGCAACTTGAAGCCAGAGGCATCACCGACGCGGAGGTCTTGGCCGCCATGGGCGCCGTCCCGCGACATCTTTTTGTGCAGGAGGCCCTGCGGGTCCAGGCTTATGAAGATACGCCCCTTCCCATAGGCTATGGACAAACCATCTCCCAGCCTTATGTTGTGGCTCTGATGAGCCAGCTTCTGGAACTACGCAGAGGCATGCGGGTACTGGAGATAGGCACGGGTTCCGGCTATCAGGCGGCCATACTGGCGACCATGGGCTGCACGGTTTTTACGGTGGAACGGCTGCGCGAACTGTATCAAAGCACCGCAAGCCTCTTGCGGCAGCTGGGGCTTCGCGGCATTCACATGCAGCGGCGAGACGGCACCCTCGGGATGCCTGAGGCTGCCCCGTTTGACCGGATTATTGTTACGGCAGGCGGGCCGGAAGTGCCGCGCCCCCTGACGGATCAGCTTGATGAAGGCGGCATTTTGCTTATTCCTGTGGGGCCGCGTCCTCGCGCGCAAAGGCTTATGCGCCTGCGCAAAGAACAGGGACGCATGGTAAGTGAAGATATGGGCCCCGCCATTTTTGTGGACCTGGTGGGCGACCACGGCTGGTAG
- a CDS encoding M23 family metallopeptidase has protein sequence MRKKSMFSTVLGVLVLVVLGVGGYTFFKDLEGPIIEVSPSTGRVSPVSVLKINMQDVSGIRSVTVGVKKNNVLNVIFNKHFDQYLPERTVEVSFKDANLREGAFDLEIRATDGSLAGFGQGNTRTLQLPMRLDTQPPRISVKTLPPNVRRGGAAVVRYTIDKEVTSSGVLVAGYLVPGYLQKDGSYVCFFPYPYTMTAKDYKNSVEITATDLAGNVTKSRLTVMAFERVFKSDSLELTDNFLLSVEGKLRHLAPNAANPLECYMYINNQVRAANVEDLRNISKDSASAMLWSSVFTRMPRSAPRAGFADHRFYSYQGKQVGESYHLGFDLASIRNAEVPAANSGRVIFSGELGIYGNIVVVDHGLGLMSLYSHLNDFTVRAGDVVQKGQLLGHTGTTGLAFGDHLHFGMMVGGVEVTPLEWLDAKWIRDNITDRLDASMAQQ, from the coding sequence ATGCGAAAGAAAAGTATGTTTTCAACTGTGCTTGGAGTTCTTGTGTTGGTCGTTCTAGGAGTGGGCGGCTATACTTTTTTCAAGGACCTTGAAGGTCCCATTATTGAAGTTTCTCCCAGCACAGGCAGAGTGTCCCCCGTCAGTGTGCTTAAGATCAATATGCAGGATGTTTCAGGAATCAGATCTGTTACTGTCGGCGTGAAAAAAAATAACGTGCTCAATGTTATTTTTAACAAACACTTTGATCAATACCTGCCTGAACGTACTGTTGAAGTGTCCTTCAAGGACGCCAACCTTCGTGAAGGCGCCTTTGACCTCGAAATACGCGCCACTGACGGCTCGCTTGCCGGCTTTGGCCAGGGCAATACCCGCACGCTGCAGCTTCCCATGCGCCTTGATACCCAGCCCCCGCGCATTTCGGTCAAAACACTGCCCCCCAATGTGCGCCGTGGGGGCGCTGCCGTTGTCCGCTACACCATCGATAAAGAGGTGACCAGCAGCGGCGTCCTTGTGGCCGGCTATCTTGTTCCTGGCTACCTGCAAAAAGACGGCAGCTACGTCTGCTTTTTCCCCTATCCGTACACTATGACGGCCAAAGATTATAAAAACAGTGTGGAAATCACCGCCACTGACCTTGCGGGCAATGTGACCAAAAGCCGTTTGACGGTCATGGCCTTTGAGCGGGTTTTCAAAAGCGACAGTCTTGAACTGACCGACAATTTTTTGCTGAGCGTGGAGGGCAAGTTGCGCCATCTGGCTCCCAATGCAGCCAACCCTCTTGAATGCTACATGTATATCAATAATCAGGTGCGGGCCGCCAACGTTGAGGACTTGCGCAACATAAGCAAAGACTCTGCCTCGGCCATGCTGTGGAGCAGCGTTTTTACACGCATGCCCCGCTCCGCCCCGCGCGCGGGTTTTGCCGACCACAGATTTTACAGTTATCAGGGCAAGCAGGTTGGCGAGTCCTACCATCTTGGCTTTGACCTTGCGTCCATACGTAACGCCGAAGTGCCCGCCGCCAACAGCGGACGGGTCATTTTTAGCGGCGAACTCGGCATCTATGGCAATATTGTGGTGGTTGATCATGGTCTGGGGCTTATGTCCCTCTACTCCCACCTCAATGATTTTACAGTAAGGGCTGGCGATGTGGTGCAAAAGGGGCAGCTCCTCGGCCATACCGGCACCACAGGCCTTGCGTTTGGCGACCACCTGCACTTTGGAATGATGGTGGGCGGGGTTGAGGTTACGCCTCTGGAATGGCTCGACGCCAAGTGGATCCGCGACAATATCACCGACAGACTTGATGCCTCGATGGCTCAGCAATAA
- a CDS encoding acyl-CoA dehydratase activase-related protein — MSPHPAAFLGLDIGSTTVKLALLDTEGMVIETMYRRHGTAVRATLSALLDELAQKYPLLPVRCAITGSGALDLGQALSLPFEQELLATARAVSAAAPQTTVAVELGGEDAKLLYLGQDVELRMNESCAGGTGAFIDQMARLLSTDAQGLNELAAQHTTLYPIASRCGVFAKTDIVPLLNGGVAREDIAASIFQAVVEQTIGGLACGRPIEGTVAFLGGPLHFLPELKKLFIAALHLEDDEIACLPHAQCAAAHGAALCMKDRQGETPLVRLDELARQARNLACEALPPLTKALPRFFRDSAEYEIFRKRHSDDRLPRCDLNKATGPLYLGLDLGSTTVKAALIDAQQRMLASCYVSNGGNPLQVLLPPLADMLEQIPPQAWLAGTAATGYGAQLAEAALKLDCVTVETLAHFKAAHRIVPEVSYVIDIGGQDMKCLKAENGVIADVSLNEACSAGCGAFLESFALGLGMRMEEFVEAALYAEHPADLGSRCTVFMNSKVTQAQKEGMKAADIAAGLCYSVVRNALDKVLRIKDTDELGQHVVVQGGSFLNDALLCAMERTLGHSVHRPASSGLMGAYGAALTALEACPANEVRYSPLTAEGLRNFEMRSRSFRCRDCGNNCLLTETRFSHGTRHFSGNRCDKFANTTGKKTAAGQNLYDWKRQRLFRYEPLPLERAPRGVLGIPRVLTVYSHYPFWFTLFTSLGFRVELSPPTSRALFARGLASVPSQSVCYPAKLAHGHVLSLVEKGISRIFMPCIPRESKEFEEMCDAFSCPVACGYPQVVRENLPELVNGKALMYAPFVNLNHTGSLVRNLCQEMDLPRGEVRAAVRVARQEQENYLRELRDEAEKLYAATRRQGGTLVVLAGRPYHADPQVHHGLPDFIASLGATVISEDALPRHWLRKIPVPGLRVRNQWTYPARLYRAASWAAQGEHGTCRVELVQLTSFGCGLDAITSDQIREQLHQHGKLYTLIKMDEGNALASARIRIRSLLAVAEGRGKGVQTFIPPPSAPVFSKKDAHSHLILVPQMAPLHFPLITEGIVGSGHMVKLLPTVTSEAISLGQAYVNNDACYPAIVAIGQLLHALQSGEHDPHRTALLLSQTCGPCRASNYPALLRKALLECGFASVPVLTMSTSGVDSHPGFRPSRAMLHKMVLGMLAGDMLQRLSLHTQTYERRAGDTAERIDHWLRTLTPIVRHGDDLAFSRSMERLVRDFEQIGCDVDHRPRVAVVGEILLTYHPDANRHIVDIIRQEGGEPLLPDITNFMLYCLRDSIYDWQRQGGSALGALGSTLAIKKVENLRKSMREALAGSPLADRVMPVAHLDTLARMGESMLSLGNAAGEGWLLPAEMLEFLNHGAKDILCLQPFGCLPNHVVGRGAFKTVRRAAPQANIMAIDYDPGSSEANQLNRIRLFMAIARDMARKQGFLRLGDLQDQSDFAKKLCGVR; from the coding sequence GTGTCTCCACATCCTGCGGCATTTCTTGGTCTGGACATAGGCTCCACCACTGTCAAGCTGGCGCTTCTTGATACCGAGGGTATGGTTATTGAAACCATGTACCGTCGTCATGGAACCGCCGTTCGCGCCACGTTATCCGCTCTTTTGGATGAACTGGCACAAAAATATCCTCTTTTGCCGGTGCGTTGCGCCATCACCGGTTCGGGCGCGCTGGATCTTGGCCAGGCCCTGTCTTTACCTTTTGAACAGGAACTGCTGGCCACGGCCCGCGCCGTATCGGCTGCGGCTCCACAAACCACCGTTGCTGTCGAACTCGGCGGCGAAGACGCCAAGCTGCTGTACCTTGGGCAGGATGTGGAACTGCGCATGAACGAATCCTGCGCCGGAGGAACCGGGGCCTTTATCGACCAGATGGCCCGTCTGCTCAGCACTGATGCGCAAGGACTCAATGAACTGGCCGCGCAGCACACCACTCTTTACCCCATTGCTTCACGTTGCGGCGTGTTCGCCAAAACGGATATTGTGCCCCTGCTGAATGGCGGGGTAGCGCGGGAAGACATCGCGGCCTCCATATTTCAGGCCGTGGTTGAACAAACCATTGGCGGCCTGGCTTGTGGCCGCCCCATTGAAGGCACAGTGGCCTTTCTTGGTGGGCCATTGCATTTTTTGCCGGAGTTGAAAAAACTTTTTATTGCGGCCCTGCATCTGGAAGATGACGAAATTGCCTGTCTGCCGCATGCCCAGTGTGCCGCCGCCCACGGTGCGGCTTTGTGCATGAAGGACAGGCAAGGCGAAACCCCGCTGGTTCGCCTGGACGAACTGGCCCGTCAGGCCCGCAATCTGGCTTGCGAAGCCCTGCCTCCTCTGACCAAGGCACTGCCACGCTTTTTTCGTGATTCTGCCGAATATGAAATCTTCAGAAAACGGCACTCCGACGACCGCCTCCCCCGATGCGATCTGAACAAGGCGACCGGCCCCCTGTATCTGGGGCTTGACCTCGGGTCCACCACGGTCAAGGCCGCGCTCATAGACGCGCAGCAGCGCATGCTGGCATCGTGTTACGTGTCCAATGGGGGCAACCCCCTGCAAGTTCTTCTGCCGCCTCTTGCCGACATGCTTGAGCAGATTCCTCCACAGGCCTGGCTTGCAGGCACGGCCGCCACTGGCTATGGGGCGCAGCTTGCCGAGGCGGCGCTCAAGCTTGACTGCGTCACAGTGGAAACGCTGGCGCACTTCAAAGCCGCGCATCGTATTGTGCCTGAAGTGAGTTATGTCATAGACATCGGCGGTCAGGACATGAAGTGCCTCAAGGCCGAAAACGGCGTTATCGCGGATGTGAGCCTTAACGAGGCCTGTTCCGCAGGCTGCGGGGCTTTTCTTGAAAGCTTCGCCCTGGGGCTTGGCATGCGTATGGAGGAATTTGTCGAGGCTGCCCTGTATGCCGAACATCCGGCTGACCTTGGCTCGCGCTGTACGGTATTCATGAACTCAAAGGTCACGCAAGCCCAGAAAGAAGGCATGAAAGCGGCCGATATTGCGGCTGGCCTCTGCTATTCTGTTGTTCGCAACGCTTTGGACAAGGTGCTGCGCATCAAGGATACCGATGAACTGGGGCAGCATGTGGTGGTGCAGGGAGGCTCATTCCTCAATGACGCATTGCTTTGCGCCATGGAGCGCACCCTGGGGCATAGCGTACACCGGCCGGCCTCTTCAGGGCTTATGGGGGCCTATGGGGCTGCCCTGACAGCGCTTGAGGCCTGCCCTGCCAATGAAGTGCGTTACTCCCCCCTGACAGCCGAGGGCCTTCGCAATTTTGAGATGCGCAGCCGCAGTTTTCGTTGCCGCGACTGCGGGAACAACTGCCTGCTGACCGAAACGCGCTTTTCGCACGGAACGCGCCATTTTTCAGGCAACCGCTGCGACAAGTTCGCCAATACCACTGGCAAAAAAACGGCCGCCGGACAAAATCTTTATGACTGGAAGCGTCAGCGGCTCTTCCGCTATGAACCGCTGCCCCTTGAACGCGCGCCACGGGGAGTTCTGGGCATACCGAGGGTGCTGACCGTATATTCGCACTATCCTTTCTGGTTCACCCTTTTCACCAGCCTTGGATTCAGGGTCGAGCTTTCCCCGCCGACCAGCCGTGCGCTTTTTGCCCGGGGCCTGGCCTCCGTGCCTTCGCAAAGCGTCTGCTATCCTGCCAAGCTGGCCCATGGGCATGTGCTTTCGCTTGTTGAAAAAGGAATCTCGCGCATATTCATGCCCTGCATTCCCCGTGAGTCCAAAGAATTTGAAGAAATGTGCGATGCTTTTTCCTGCCCTGTGGCCTGCGGTTATCCACAGGTGGTACGCGAAAACCTGCCGGAACTGGTCAATGGCAAGGCCCTCATGTACGCGCCTTTTGTGAATCTCAACCACACGGGATCCCTGGTGCGTAACCTCTGTCAGGAAATGGACCTGCCCAGGGGGGAAGTGCGCGCCGCTGTCCGCGTGGCCCGGCAGGAGCAGGAAAATTATTTGCGCGAACTGCGGGATGAAGCAGAAAAGCTCTACGCCGCAACACGCCGTCAGGGCGGAACATTGGTGGTGCTGGCAGGCCGCCCCTATCATGCCGACCCGCAGGTGCACCACGGTTTGCCGGACTTTATCGCGTCGCTCGGGGCTACGGTTATAAGCGAGGACGCCCTGCCTCGCCACTGGCTGCGCAAAATTCCCGTGCCGGGGCTGCGCGTCCGCAACCAGTGGACATACCCTGCCAGGCTCTACCGGGCCGCGTCATGGGCCGCTCAGGGAGAGCACGGCACATGCAGGGTTGAGCTTGTGCAGCTTACCTCATTTGGCTGCGGCCTTGACGCCATTACTTCCGACCAGATACGCGAGCAGCTGCACCAGCATGGCAAGCTGTATACCCTTATCAAGATGGATGAGGGCAACGCGCTCGCTTCGGCCCGTATCCGCATTCGCTCACTACTGGCCGTGGCAGAAGGACGCGGCAAGGGCGTACAGACGTTCATTCCGCCCCCCTCGGCGCCCGTTTTTTCCAAAAAAGACGCCCACTCGCACCTGATTCTTGTCCCGCAAATGGCTCCGCTGCATTTTCCCTTGATCACCGAAGGTATTGTGGGCAGTGGACACATGGTAAAACTGCTGCCCACGGTAACTTCCGAAGCCATCAGCCTGGGGCAGGCCTATGTAAACAATGATGCCTGCTATCCGGCCATTGTGGCTATCGGCCAATTGCTGCACGCGCTGCAAAGCGGCGAGCATGATCCCCACCGTACAGCCCTCCTTCTCTCACAGACCTGCGGGCCATGCCGCGCCAGCAATTATCCGGCCCTATTGCGCAAGGCCCTGCTTGAGTGCGGTTTTGCATCGGTTCCGGTGCTCACCATGAGCACATCCGGTGTTGACAGTCATCCGGGTTTCAGGCCCAGCCGCGCCATGCTGCACAAAATGGTGCTGGGCATGCTGGCCGGAGACATGCTGCAACGTCTTTCGCTGCATACGCAGACCTATGAGCGCCGTGCAGGAGACACAGCCGAAAGGATTGATCATTGGCTGCGCACATTGACCCCCATTGTGCGGCATGGCGATGATCTGGCCTTCAGTCGCAGTATGGAACGCCTTGTGCGCGATTTTGAGCAGATCGGCTGCGATGTGGACCACCGGCCGCGCGTTGCCGTGGTCGGCGAAATTCTTCTTACCTACCATCCTGACGCCAATCGGCATATTGTGGATATCATCCGGCAGGAAGGAGGCGAACCCCTGCTGCCCGATATTACAAACTTCATGCTGTATTGCCTGAGGGATTCCATTTACGACTGGCAACGCCAGGGCGGCAGCGCCCTGGGTGCGCTGGGCAGCACTCTGGCTATCAAAAAAGTGGAAAATTTGCGCAAAAGCATGCGGGAGGCTCTGGCAGGCTCTCCCCTTGCGGACAGGGTCATGCCCGTGGCCCATCTGGACACGCTGGCCCGTATGGGCGAGAGCATGCTGTCACTGGGCAACGCTGCTGGCGAGGGCTGGCTTTTGCCGGCAGAGATGCTGG
- the pgsA gene encoding CDP-diacylglycerol--glycerol-3-phosphate 3-phosphatidyltransferase, translating into MLNLANKITLLRILMTPLVVLLLYFEGPVTCKLAALAFIFASLTDWADGYVARRSNMVTSMGKFLDPLADKVLICSVLIMFVKLGWAPAWVVIIMVCRELVVTGLRTIAIDEGIVLAADKFGKAKTILQIFAIVPLILHYPLWGMDLSPIGEWLLYAALALALISGSNYCYDFYRRTQARKDSDKV; encoded by the coding sequence ATGCTTAATCTTGCTAATAAAATTACGCTATTACGTATTCTTATGACCCCTCTGGTAGTTTTACTGCTGTATTTTGAGGGACCGGTTACCTGTAAACTCGCTGCCTTGGCCTTTATTTTCGCTTCGCTGACCGACTGGGCCGATGGCTACGTTGCCCGCCGTTCCAACATGGTCACAAGCATGGGCAAATTTCTTGATCCCTTGGCAGATAAAGTACTTATCTGTTCCGTTCTTATCATGTTTGTAAAACTTGGCTGGGCCCCGGCCTGGGTTGTCATCATTATGGTCTGCCGTGAACTGGTGGTCACCGGCCTGCGCACCATAGCCATTGATGAAGGAATAGTGCTTGCCGCTGACAAGTTCGGCAAAGCCAAAACCATTCTGCAAATTTTTGCCATCGTGCCGCTCATTCTGCATTATCCGCTATGGGGGATGGATCTCAGCCCCATTGGCGAGTGGCTTTTGTATGCAGCGCTGGCACTGGCCCTCATCTCAGGCTCCAATTACTGCTATGATTTTTACCGCCGCACACAGGCGCGTAAGGATTCCGACAAAGTATGA
- a CDS encoding tetratricopeptide repeat protein codes for MTEKIQWYKEVLELEPNSKVFFPLARLLVEEGHLDEAVAVLEQGLARHDEFLEARLFLIELLYKTGQQNSCEAQVEKLSRMFTAYSGFWQAWAASTLTSGQSPDTAAVMRFLALNFAKGPVSLREVLDQGVNSLLGHSAAGPDTRGPTMGEPKKLQAPLEDSARSHTPPQSQDDADAISAARRSYEHPAHELLAHEDPGTDPVAADHLVHEKLDTFDPDDVEDGASLEAPLHSITARLSSDDAGGAALQSPLDRTAEPIVENATGGTVQSGEEADDSEERFSLRTRSMAEVLAEQGDIKGALDIYHELAAAATAPEESADLRQRIATLNARLGSAPPAEQTQEPAEAGGSTGKDKLISMLEALAERVEARAHS; via the coding sequence ATGACGGAAAAAATTCAATGGTATAAAGAAGTTCTGGAGCTTGAGCCCAACTCGAAGGTTTTTTTTCCTCTGGCGCGACTGCTGGTGGAAGAAGGGCACTTAGATGAGGCTGTGGCCGTTTTGGAGCAGGGCCTGGCACGCCATGACGAGTTTCTTGAAGCGAGACTCTTTCTGATCGAACTGCTTTATAAAACGGGCCAGCAAAACTCTTGCGAGGCCCAGGTTGAGAAACTCAGCCGTATGTTCACGGCCTATTCAGGGTTCTGGCAGGCATGGGCCGCCTCCACCCTGACCTCAGGCCAATCCCCGGACACAGCTGCCGTCATGCGGTTTCTAGCCCTCAATTTTGCCAAAGGCCCTGTGTCGTTGCGTGAAGTGCTGGATCAGGGCGTCAACAGTCTGCTCGGGCACAGCGCGGCGGGGCCTGACACACGCGGCCCCACAATGGGGGAACCCAAGAAACTTCAAGCTCCACTTGAAGATTCTGCCCGTAGCCATACGCCCCCTCAATCGCAGGACGATGCCGATGCCATCTCTGCCGCGCGGCGGTCGTACGAGCATCCTGCGCACGAGCTTCTGGCGCACGAAGACCCCGGCACTGACCCTGTGGCAGCCGACCACCTTGTCCATGAAAAACTGGATACGTTTGATCCTGATGACGTCGAGGATGGCGCGTCGCTGGAAGCGCCCCTGCATTCCATAACGGCACGCTTGTCCAGCGATGACGCTGGGGGGGCTGCCTTGCAGAGTCCTCTTGACCGTACTGCAGAGCCGATCGTGGAAAACGCAACAGGCGGCACCGTGCAATCCGGTGAAGAAGCTGACGACAGTGAGGAGCGTTTTTCGCTGCGGACGCGTTCAATGGCCGAAGTGCTGGCAGAACAGGGAGACATCAAGGGAGCGCTGGATATTTATCATGAGTTGGCCGCTGCGGCCACCGCGCCGGAAGAAAGTGCTGATCTGCGGCAGCGTATAGCCACGCTGAACGCGCGTCTGGGCAGCGCGCCGCCTGCGGAACAAACGCAGGAGCCCGCCGAGGCAGGGGGATCTACCGGCAAGGATAAACTCATTAGTATGCTCGAAGCCTTGGCCGAACGGGTCGAGGCCAGGGCGCACAGCTAA